From Natrinema sp. CBA1119:
CGAACACCTCTGAAACAGCGATAGTATTAGAATGCGGTACTATGGGCAGGTGAAGCGGGATGCTCGATCGAACGAGTTCGCGCGGTGTCGCTTCGCACGCCACGGAGTGCGATCACTCGCGGAAACGGGAGTCGACAGAGCGATGACGGGCCGACGTGTGACCGAATGGGAGTCGAGACTGATCTCGTGAGGGATATTCGCGAATATTTTGGCGTCGATAGAACTCGTTTCCGAGTCCGACAGTGACTCCGCGGTCTCTCTGACAGCCAGTATTGATGCCGTCGTCGCGCTACACAATCGGACCGGCTATTTTAACGCCGTGGACGAACAGTAGACTTTACTCGAGAACGCGTCCCGTTTCCACAAAGAGTACCAGATTTAGTTGTAGGTGTGGCAAATATGGCCGCCATCAGGATATTAACTGCCGTAATCGGCTATGGAGAACGTGTATGCTTGACGCTCCGTTACACACTGGTGCACAGCACCCCGACCTCCTCTGGATACTCGTCCCGAGTTTCCTCTCGTTCGTGGCGGGCCTCGGACTCGGTTCGGTCTCGGACCGGTTGCGCAATTGGCTCCGTCCACAGCAGGACGCCGCGAACAACTGACCGCTACCATGACGAGTACACATGATATTGCGGTCTCCGGTACCGCGTCCGGAGTGATCGAGGAATGAGCGAGTTCGTTCCGGGAGCGTTGCTCCCGGCCGACGAGCCGGTGACGATAAACGAGGGACGGTCGACGACGACGGTCACGGTCGAGAACACCGGCGATCGGCCCGCACAGGTCGGCTCACACTTTCACTTCTTCGAGGCGAACCCGGGACTCGAGTTCGACCGCGAGTCGGCGTACGGGATGCGGCTGGATATTCCGGCGGGCACGGCCGTTCGATTCGAGCCCGGCTGCGAACGCGAGGTCGATCTCGTCGATATCGGCGGCGACCGAATCGTTCACGGGATGGGCGGCCTGGTCGGCGGCGAACTCGACGACCAGGACGTGAAGGCTCGAGCGCTCGAGCGTGCTCGAGAGCGGGGCTATATCGCGGAGGCGGACGAATGAGCCGGGACCTCCCGCGCAGGGAGTATACGGAACTGTTCGGCGCGACCGAGGGCGACCGGCTTCGGCTGGGCGATACGAACCTGTTCGCGAAGATCGAGACCGACTACGGCGTCCCTGGCGAGGAGGCGGTCTTCGGCGGCGGGAAGACGATGCGCGACGGGATGGGAATGCAATCCGGCACGACGCAGGCCGAAGGGACCCTCGATTGGGTCTTTACGAACGTCGTGATCATCGATCCCGTGCTGGGCGTCTGCAAAGGCGACATCGGCGTCCGCAACGGGAAGATCGTCGGCGTCGGAAAGGCGGGCAACCCGGACACGATGGACGGCGTCGACATGGTGATCGGGCAGAGTACCGACACCGTCCCCGCCGACGGGCTGATCGCGACGCCCGGCGCGCTGGACATCCACGTTCACTTCAACAGCCCGCAGCTGGTCGACCACGCGCTCGCCTCGGGCGTGACGACGATGCTCGGCGGCGGCTTCGGGGGCGGTGCGACCACCTGTACGCCCGGTCCGCGGAACATCCAGCGGTTCCTGCAGGCCGCCGAGGACTGGCCCGTCAACGTCGGCTTCTATGCGAAGGGCAACAGCAGCCGGCCGGAATCGCTCCACGAGCAGGTCGAGGCCGGCGCGTGCGGGATGAAACTCCACGAGGACTGGGGCTCCACGCCCGCGGCTATCGATACCTGCCTCGAGGTGGCCGACGAGGAGGACGTTCAGGTCTGTATCCACACGGACACGCTGAACGAGTCGGGGTTCGTCGAGGACACATTCGACGCCATCGACGGCCGCGCGATCCACACGTTCCACATCGAGGGCGCCGGCGGCGGCCACGCGCCCGACGTGCTCGAACTGATCGGCCACGAGCACATGCTGCCGTCGTCGACGAACCCGTCGATGCCCTACACGGAGAACACGTTCGACGAACACCTCGATATGGTGATGGTCTGTCATCACCTCAACCCGGACGTCCCCGAGGACGTCGCCTTCGCCGAGTCGCGCATCCGCGCGGAGACGCTCGGCGCGGAGGACGTCCTCCACGACACCGGCGCTATCTCGATGATGACCACCGATTCGCAGGCGATGGGCCGAATGGCCGAGATGGTGAGCCGAACGTGGCAGACCGCCCACAAGATGAAAGCCCAGCGCGGCCCGCTCGAGGCCGACGAGGGAACCGACGCGGACAACGCCCGGATCGAGCGCTACGTCGCCAAGTACACGATCAACCCGGCGATCACGGCGGGAATCGACGACTACGTCGGCTCGCTCGAGCCCGGAAACCTCGCGGACATCGCGCTGTGGGATCCGGCCTTCTTCGGGATCAAGCCGGAAGTCGTTATCAAGGGCGGCTTCCCGGTCTGGTCCCAGATGGGTGAGGCCAACGGCTCGCTGATGACCTGCGAGCCCGTGATCGGTCGCGAACGCGCCGGCGCACAGGGGCGAGCGAAACACGGCCTCTCGGTGACGTTCGTCAGCGAGGCCGCCTCCGAGAACGAGGTCGGCGACGCCTACGACCTCAAGACGCCCGTCCGGCCCGTCAGCGGCACGCGATCGGTCCGAAAATCGGATATGCTGCACAACGATCACTGCCCGGACGACATCGAAATCGACGCGCAGACGTTCGAGGTCCAGGTCGATGGCGAACACGTCACCTGTGACCCGGCCGACGACGTCCCGCTGGCACAGCGATACCTGCTCTGAATCATGATCTCCCACACAGCTATCCCACCGATCGCGACGGAATCGAGGAGACGAACAGTTCGCTCGAGGTCGACCGCCTCGAGGACGCCGCGCTCGAGTCACTCGAACCGACGCCCCGTCCGAACGGAGGTGGACCGATGAACCTCTCGCCCAAGGAGATGGAGCGGCTGACGGTGTTCATGGCCGCCGAACTCGCCCGCCGGCGAAAGGACCGCGGTGTGAAGCTCAACCACCCTGAGACGGTCGCGTACATCTCCGACTGGGCCTGCGAGGCCGCCCGCGAGGGCAAGTCCGTCGCGCAGATCCGCTCGGAGGCGACCCAGTTACTCACTCGCGAGGACGTCATGGACGGCGTCCCGGCGATGGTCGACATGATCCAGGTCGAGCCCGTCTTCCCCGACGGAACCAAGCTGGTGACCGTCCACGATCCGATCCGCGCGGACGGCCCAGACCAACTCGAGACAGTCGATCCGGACCCCGGCGAGGAC
This genomic window contains:
- a CDS encoding urease subunit beta produces the protein MSEFVPGALLPADEPVTINEGRSTTTVTVENTGDRPAQVGSHFHFFEANPGLEFDRESAYGMRLDIPAGTAVRFEPGCEREVDLVDIGGDRIVHGMGGLVGGELDDQDVKARALERARERGYIAEADE
- the ureC gene encoding urease subunit alpha, with amino-acid sequence MSRDLPRREYTELFGATEGDRLRLGDTNLFAKIETDYGVPGEEAVFGGGKTMRDGMGMQSGTTQAEGTLDWVFTNVVIIDPVLGVCKGDIGVRNGKIVGVGKAGNPDTMDGVDMVIGQSTDTVPADGLIATPGALDIHVHFNSPQLVDHALASGVTTMLGGGFGGGATTCTPGPRNIQRFLQAAEDWPVNVGFYAKGNSSRPESLHEQVEAGACGMKLHEDWGSTPAAIDTCLEVADEEDVQVCIHTDTLNESGFVEDTFDAIDGRAIHTFHIEGAGGGHAPDVLELIGHEHMLPSSTNPSMPYTENTFDEHLDMVMVCHHLNPDVPEDVAFAESRIRAETLGAEDVLHDTGAISMMTTDSQAMGRMAEMVSRTWQTAHKMKAQRGPLEADEGTDADNARIERYVAKYTINPAITAGIDDYVGSLEPGNLADIALWDPAFFGIKPEVVIKGGFPVWSQMGEANGSLMTCEPVIGRERAGAQGRAKHGLSVTFVSEAASENEVGDAYDLKTPVRPVSGTRSVRKSDMLHNDHCPDDIEIDAQTFEVQVDGEHVTCDPADDVPLAQRYLL
- a CDS encoding urease subunit gamma; this encodes MNLSPKEMERLTVFMAAELARRRKDRGVKLNHPETVAYISDWACEAAREGKSVAQIRSEATQLLTREDVMDGVPAMVDMIQVEPVFPDGTKLVTVHDPIRADGPDQLETVDPDPGEDVVTDPDALGSDDSSEAHTTGGGPEPTEGD